A window of Daphnia pulicaria isolate SC F1-1A chromosome 4, SC_F0-13Bv2, whole genome shotgun sequence genomic DNA:
ggttcatcttcatcatcgtcgtctttttcttcgttGAAAATCATATTAACTACTTGCTCTTCAGACATAGCGAAACGTAAATTTAGACAGCAATTGACAATCGAGTCTGCGAGAAAATGACACGTTGTTTACTTTGGTGTTTCGTCTGCTTCATAATTTTGATGACAATTGACAAGTTGGCAGAGAAGAAGCGGTATTGACTAATTGATCAAactaaattcaaattgttaataaattCGCACACGTAAGACTAACCCCACTGATGGGCTCaacatagtaataataatttcccgACCATCATCACTTTTTTCTTAATGGAGCAGTCTAACCGTCTAACATCCACGtttccatcaaatttgtgtccaaaatggcccaatcaggcaatcagcgtacagcgtttgctgtacgctgattggccatttaaaaaaaataaataatagttTCATTAATTTCAGTCACCATCAACTTCCATGacttaaaaattttacctgTTATACCTAAGAGTGTTACGCATCATTGGGAAGTGCCCACATCATTTTcggtttgaatttgaatgcaGACTACATGAGTACATGTAAGTCAAAGCCAACAGGTAcgttaataaataaactagcAAGTCGTTTATTTTGTTACCTTTGTTTTtggggaaaattaaaaaaaaaaaaaaatattacattatAAATCGAATTCGACCGACCCACGATAATAAacgttttcaaatgaaaatttattgaatttaattcaccgatttaattatttcaaatattaatatagagtttttcccatttttgatttattatttcttttttaaaatgttttattttaatttaatttatccaaatggttcaataaaaaaataggtttacgtcatcttatttttttaaaaggtgtATGCCCAAATACTTTCTTCTGGTTCTTTTTGGTCTGCTGCTACTCTCCGCGCGTGGCTTGATTAATCAAAAGACAGTAGCTAAATTCCTGTTCCGTTTTCTGGCCTTTTATAGTAATCTTATGTTTCAATGTTTGACATAAAATCAATCTCTTTTAAAACCAAGTTAGCGATTAGCGAGTACTAAACAgttttccttctcctttttccgAAAATGGAGAATTTGCAATTCCGTTACTATCAATCAGTAGTGGACGTGATTGACGTCGTGAAAACTCACGGAACAATCAAAGCTACATAAAGAAAAGATGCGTGTTCAGGAGTTCAGTCAACAGTTCATTTCCACCGCAGTGACATTCAACTTCCAgcagccaaaataaaaataaattattcttATCAGTATCCAACCATTACCAACGCAATATGAAGAGCATTGTAAGTATTATACTAGGTAGTTTATTTCATATAGCAAAGTTTATTTCTGttaaattttgttatcaaACTGTTCCTTTGATTTGCTTCTTACTCTTACTTCTATCTGCATATCAATTAAATTGATTAGTTTGAACTAATCATCGCTGTCCTTGGGGTGAGCATATGCATGTTATCCGCACAAATTTCGGCTGTTAGCTGGACGACCTACAACCCCTTTTACCTCGTTCCTTACTTTGAGTACCAGGCCGAAACAGCACGGCAACTCAATGCAGCTAGAATTGCAGCTGACACTTCGTTCGCTTTAGATTCAGCTGGACGCTCATTTATCGATAAGATagccaaattaaatttaaaaggtCAACTCAAGGGAATAAGAAGAGCACTCGAACAGTTGGCTGCCCAAAGGAAAATGGATTTGAAtgaaatacaaattaaattgaatgaGAAAGGTAATGCAggctacaaattaaaaaatatatatataaagttgcatttaatgaatttcaattaaaaattttctaacaATCATTAGCAACCAAATTCGACTTGGAAAACTTAAAGACGACTGTGGGTGAAATTGATTCCAATCTCATGTCATTGACccaaaaatttggtgacgaataatttttttaagaagctTATTGTAAACTATTCGACTGCACCAggagaaaaatgtttgatttatctttttttttaatcttttttttttagagaaagAGACTGCCGTTATAGAAATTGGACACATGCCCGAGTCTTGCACAGATTTCAAAACAATCGGCTATAAAATGAACGGAATCTTTCAGATTAtaggaaagaaacaaatagAAACCGTTTATTGCAATTTTACGAGTACGAACGCTGAAGGTAGTAagcgttatttttttaaatttttatagtAGTATACAGGATGTTTTCCAaaaatggttgtttttttctgtataGATTTACAGAAATGGATCGGGTACGCTGACATCAAATCAGCGCCCACCTATTTCTACGTGCAGAAAAACGATCACTTCGGTACAACTGGAATTCCAATTCCgttcgaaaatgaaataataaacacTGAAAAGGCCATGGATTTGACCGTGGGAAAATTCACGGCTCCAagaccgggaatttatttcttctcattCACAGGACTGCCTGATTTTACCGCTTCAACGTCCGTCGTTTATTTTGAAGTTTCTCTTTATCTGAACGGAGAGCGTATTGCATCTGGAAGGGTTGAAGATAGTAACACCGTTCTATTTCAACGGAGTCCGTTGACCGTCCAGTCGacgttgaatttgaaaaaagacgatCAAGTCTGGATGGAAATTAATGACATGTCAACAGGAATTCAGTTGCATGATGCAGGTGGACATTACActcatttcacgggtttctTGTTGGAGGAAGAAATTGTCGCGTCGCTTTGAAAGATATCCTGGAAGCAATCAataaaggatttaaaaaaacaaatttacgtgtgtaacttttattgctttgaatttaaattgaaagaGAGTTTATTTGTGTCTAATGAATTAGGGAGTGTGTATTTTTTAATCAGTGTATactatttgcaaataataaaAGCCATACGAATACATGAAAATATTCTTCAATACGCGAGATTTAAGCAGCAACGggatttattatatttagaaATTCGAATAATATGTGTCTTATTTGCGTTTGTGGTCATTGACTGACTATTACAGTATTTTTTCATTACAAACTTCGCTATAACGTCCGAGTGTCTGACACGCCTTCCTCTCtccccgccccccccccctttttatttaattgtcACATAATATAggctcctctttttttaacagtttttataattttattcattgttgaatgattaaaattaaatcaagcGAGTCCGTTGAGTCTCAAGACAATGTAAAACTTGGTGAAAGACGACCAAAATCTGTGTCCAGATTGTATCGTCATCATTTGGCACGCATTCATTTCAACGAGGTCCAAGCTCAAATGAATCAGAAACGCTGTAACTTTGACTGAatctttaaaatataattttacaaacggaaatcaagaaacaaaGCCTGTATTActcaaagtaaaaatattattaacttTATCAGTGCACTCTACAAGACTGCCATATCTAGCAACTGCTGAGCTGTTACAGGAGTCCATATACCATTGACCAAAACGAATACAAcctaagtaaaacaaaaattaagaaaattaaatgcTGTTTAGACTTTAGCAATAAAATTTCTCTTACCTGTCGATCAAAATAGCAAAGAACGTTTCCAACTCGGAAAATGGGCCTTCCAGCTTGAAATCGATTGACAAGCGGAATGCACAAAATTCCTTGCTGGGCACAACGGTACTCGACAAGTTCACGAAATCCATGTGGCACCACAGTCTCCGGAACAGGAAGTGGAGCTGCTATGATTGGCGTCATGATGGGCACAGGAGGCGGAGTAAAATCCACTTGCCCTCCTACAGCCAATGAGCGATTCATCAAATCCAGTGCCCTTGTGAATTGCTCTATTTcatttaaggaaaaaaataatgtaatactataattttataaagaaaaagatggaaaaaaacaataggATACCTTGAACAGCGGGATTTTGTGCGATTTCTGGAGGGAATAAGGCCTTCCAACCAGTATACCAAACCACAATTTCTTCGTAATTTGGGTGGTGGTTTAGCCACGCAACCAGAacctagaaaaagaaattcatgcATAATTGCAAATGCAAATGCATGCATTAATTTGATTCAGAAAATTTGCAACAACAGCTGTGAAATAAATTCAACGTACCTGCAACCATTTTGGGAAGAAATTTGACCTGCAATAATAAAACAGAAGATTGTACTTTTTAGTTTAAACTTTAAACCAATGATACAAGATTATACTTACACAAGTAATTGTATAAGGCTTTGGGAAGGCATAAGATCTTTCCAGTTCATTATCCAGTGCCAAACAtctatttatgaatttaacatTATGTAAAAGTTAATAAACGTGTAAAATTTCTCATAATATGTAGTAACAAACCTAATTCTTGTCGACTGGGGTTTATGTCCCAATTTGCGATAGCAACTTGCAgttttggtaaaatatttttgatgaGGAAAGCATCCATGGAACCCTTGGAGAAAACTGGAACCCAAGGCATCAAAACGGAACTAAAAAATCCATACGGAAGTACACAATAAATTAAGTTACACGTTAAAGATAGTCAGccttttaaaaactaattaaaaaaaaaattaccgtgcAGACTGATCTGACGGTGACCAAGCCACCAACGCTTGTGCCATTTTATGCCGAATGTTGGGATATACGATTTCCAGTTTTGAtcctgaaaatttgaaataatttaaatttactacATGAAGCAACTATCTAACACGAGTATAAATGCACTACCTAGTCGGGGAAGCCAGGGATGGATCCAGGCATGAATAGGAATGAGATCAGTCAACGGATTCCAACTGTCTACTTCTTTTTGTATTCTGGGAAGAATGAGTTGatccaaaatattttccatgATCCAGTTTGGCAAAATTTGCTCCCACGACTCGATCAAGTCAACCATTGGATCTGCATTTTTGCAAGTCCACTGTCCAACGAGTCCTCGAAATGCTGGCATCCAGGCATGCCATAACAACCCGTGATAAGGATCCATTCGACtatcatttttaacaattccGCCCCGActgtgaattttgaaaaatgttttacaaagCAACTCACTCCCACCAACCACCGAATATTCTTACCTGTTGGTCTGAGTCTTGTTGCAAAATTCCAAGATAGGTCTCCATCGTTGAAAAATTAAACGACAAGCTTCATCTGTTGATTTAGAATCCATGGGACGCCAATAGGTTGATAATCGCAACTTCATTAGGGGAATGAGGTAAGTCAGAGTAACGTTGGCTAGATCCGACGATACGTATTCTTCCGGGTAGCTTTGTTCCAAATTCCTTATCTGCTCCCAAAGGAAGTCTAGAGATAGCTCGTTTGTCGCCTGTTTCAGTTCAAGCTGTTCTAGGACTCCCAGCATCGATGTAAGCATTTCCATTCGTGTGATCTCCTTAGAAACCTCAACGCTCATATTTTTCACTTGCGATTCCATGGCCAATATTTGCTCTTGATTGTAGGAGAGCTCTTTggcattttgaataatttcctATTATTAACGATAAACAGAATTGATTATGAAATCCAAATaattgtgacaataatatcTTACGTGTTCACAATGGTCTActagagtgtccaagttgtagcagagtttttcaagttGAAATTTATCAACTTTGAGTCCAGCTGGTGCAGGTTCGGAATCGCTTGGCTCTTCCGTCCTTTTGGTTCTCAAAGCACTGTATCCTTGAAGAACACGCTGTTCTCGGCCTGTCATATCAATCACTTTGGCTTTGGAAATTTCACTATACATACAACAGTGTTTTAGATTTCAtgcagaaaaaatgaaaggtcTTGATTTAAAATCGATTTAAAATCTCAATACTATTACCTGTATTCTCGAGCCATTCTATGAACACCACCTTTAGACATTTCTTCAATCACTTCTTCGGAAGTACGATACATATAttggatcttttttttcttggacgATGGTTCGACTAAATctaatattcattttttttaaagattactCACTATTTAGTATATTAActtttctttaccttttctccAGTGGGCCAAGTTTTTCTTGtactctttctcttcttcatcatctgaTGCTTGTTTCTTTGCAGgttcatttttgtgttcagcTCCATACATACCTATGACATGAAGAAATTGCAACAATAGAGATCAATAAGTTAAGTGAAAATCAAAAGCAATGTTTCATTACCAACTGCTCCTCTTCCTTTGCGAACCTGAGCTTCCACAGGTTGGCTTCTTCCTTGTAACTCTTTACCAAGACCTTTTCCAGGTTGGTAACCCATCTAAACAAAGCAACATTATTGAAATAGTAAATTAATCTGTTGGGATGCATTCAACTAAATAAAACTGACACACCTGAAATAGAAGCTTAGCACCAATTCCTTTAGTATGTTTTTCCCATTCACCAAGATCGCCAGCACCTGAGCTCTTTGCATCTTTGCTGAACctatcaaacatttttctggGCTGTTTCTTGTCCTGTAATGTTTTCTTTCCAGCTGTAAGATTAATTTCACTGGCACTATTGTGGGAGTCATCTTCTTCGTCACTataaaatcagaaaagcaCTGTGTAATTGTCTATGTAAGATAACTATGTAATGGCATACCTCTCTGAATACGAAAAGAGCTTGGTTTTTTTCTCAGgtaatttctcctttttggaTCCCTGCTGAACACCACCTTTGACAAAATCAACTGGTGTGGTGTAATCCTTGGCTGTTGACGATTTGGAAAAACCTGGACGGCCAGAAGATGACGTTGACCGCTGAGTGAAATTTTCCCCTTCATCTTCATCAAATACTCCATATATCTGTTGGTTTTTCGTCATCTTTTTAAAACGACGTTGACCAGGTTGGAAAGCATCATACAAATCTCTTTCTGACACATCGAAACTCTCCATCTCTTCTTCATTagccattttcaaaaatttagtaaaatgatgatgaaaattAACCAAATAAGTTGATGATATATGTCTTTCTTTTGTATCAGTTAGAAACACATCAAATAATGATTCCGTTTGAAGAACACAAACTAACAACACACAACACAGTTAAAACTGAAAGTACAAAGTTGCTtagtatttttatatttcttctgCTACCTTGGAGAATGCTAAACAGTAACCAGGTACGTAGTGCGAGCGCGTATAACAGGTCCCAGCGGTTTGAACATGTGATACCAGTTCGAACTTCCTTCCCTTttacttattaaaaaaaaatcctactCCAGCAAATTACCATTCCTTTATTAATTaatatcaaattattttctacCACTCGTAAAAGTCGTaatatatttttcaataatcGGGTCAAAATTCAGTCCATGGTCGATTTTCGCATTTTGGATGTTCCTTCAGCTGAAATTTTCAAAGAGACGAGGCAATATCTTCCTCCAACATAAAACCGGTGAAATGAGTGTAGTGGTCACCGTTGTCAGCCAAATACACCCCTGGTAAGATTTGTTGAATCTGAACCCAAACTTGATCACCTGATTTCAATttcagcgtcgactggaggGACAACTGATCATTTTGAAAAGCGACGGTGTTTCCCTCTTCGAGATAAGCAATCCCTACTCCATTCCCGTTCAGATAAAGAATGATTTGCAAGCGAACTAGAGACGTTGTAGCCGGAAGTTCAACCGATCCAGTAAAAGCGAAAGAATAAACTCCTGATCGTGGGGCCGTGAATTTTCCTGTTGTTAAGTTAAAGGCATTTCCCACGTTTATCCGCGCCACATCAAAGGGAATTGGAACCAACTCCGTGTTGAATGAAGAACTTCTCTGAACGTAGAAATGGGCGGGCGCTGATTTGACATCAGCGTATCCAATCCATTTCTCGAAACCTTTTCAGAaataatttgttattattaaataataattcagagtgcataataaagagaaaaaaaaataaacatttaccGTCATCGCCAGGAACTTTGGTGAAATCGCAGTAAACGGATTCCATCGTCGTAGATCCCATAATGGAATAAAATCCATTCAGGGTGTGGCCAATTAACCAAAGATCCTTACATGACGTGGGCATTCTAGTCAGGGCGACTGATCCGGTACACACCAATCGACCAAGCGTGTGGATGCCCGACGAAGTTTCCAGTTGAGTTCGGCCAAAATTCAAGCGGGTGACGGGCAGGACATTTTTGTCCGTAATGACACctataaaaacatttgaagccaaaaaaaataaagagaatatTTACTGAGTCATTTTTGTCACACGGAAAGACgaggagatcacgaatattaactttaacatatttgtttataatttttcatgaaagaaaatttatgtTCTGTTATAAATCTTGTATAATTCCGAGAATCGTTTTAAACTCTTACCGTTATCGACTAATTGAACTGGAGCCACTGAGTCACAGTTGCACTTTGCAATAGAATCAACACAATTTCCGTCAATTCCGCACTGACAGGTGTGAATTCCGGCTGCGTTATTTCCGGACCAAAAGTATTGTGATTTTCCGTCTCTGTCATTCCACCAGGAGTAAGCGTAGCCATTTAACTCGAACGGGGCGTAATAACAATCgtactaaaaaaaaggggggggggggggaattaatttcaattttcaatttaattattatctAAACACATTTACTTGAATTGACTGATGACACTCGGCAGACAATTCGGCCAACGATTTTATTTGCCCCATGGACGCGTTGTAATTGATGTATCTCGAATAACACCCAGGATCAGCGCAGTGACCCACGTTAATGGCTGATTCACTGTCGTGTAGAATTGAAGTCGATCCTGTTCATTAAAATGAAACTGAATTCAATTGAGTTCTTACTACATTGAGAAAATTAATGGATTTAAATGAGATTGTTATACCTGTCGTCATGTCACAGTAAACGTAGATCGGGTTATCGCCGACCCCTTGGCCGTCCGGATCGATCCATTGCATTCCGGATGGAAGTGAAGGATTGTCCGCGCGGAGTTCTTGGCATGTTCTCGTGATTCCGGCCCTACTCGATGATTTAGTTTCGGTTTGGTAATTTGAAATTGCTTTAGAATCAATTGGTGTGTCTGCTTGATTGCTGAACTGAAGCAATAGGGAAGCTAAAAgaatttcttgattttgtACTTTGGTCTCCAGTTGGACATTTTTGGCTTCCAGCTGCGTTACTTTCTCTTCAAGtcccaaatttttttcttccagttgATAAACTTTTGTCTCTAGTTTTTTCCCCAATTCtttaaattctaattttaattCTCTCAGTTCTTTCAGTGCAACGATATTAGTAACAGTAGAACCTGTAGCCAAACAGgtcaaaattaataaaattcctACCTGGATGAAAGACGCTGCACAGAAATGAAccatttttacttatttttcaaACGGCTTCTGTTCTTTCCAACGGCGTCTGCGTTGTAATTTATAGGACTCACAAAGGGCACTTAAACATGAATACATTAAGATAACGATTATTTTGTTGTGAAAACCCCTCccaaaaaagatattttttttttgaactcgGATACCTGTTGTTTTGTGGCATTCCGTATACGCCAGACTGGGTGATGGGAGATAAAAGCATAAATGATGTCGAAAAACATGTCTAGGAAAACGCAGCCAGTAAACGTTACTATCTGCAGCTGTTACATTACTTAATGTGGTAAATCAGATCTATACGGATCTGTAGGATTGGGAAAACCCGGCCGTCTTATTTTGTTCAATTATTTGCTTTGTGGCGACGGAAAATCACATAGTTGAGACCGATAAACGTATTATTATCTGTACTAGTAACTTGTGCCAGGTGTAAGCTAACAGAACGGAAACACGTGGATTCGTGTTTTTAGTATTTGGTATTTTGTATTCAGAGTGattgatatatttttaaaacttgagcTTCATCTCATTCTCTATGAATCAGAAATAGGGGAAGAGGAGGGCTAGTTGGAAGGgtcactttttgtgaatttatttggaCTTTTACTTTTCCCGTCGTTCCAAATTACTTCGAAAATAAACCTACAACTTATCCTAGCCTAATCTTTTGCCGattttcacggcttcgccgtgctgatcctgaaattgaatttcacgGCTCCACCGTGATGATCCCGAACGTgaatttcacggcttcgccgtgatgatATCGAATGTGaattcacggcttcgccgtgatggtTGTTTGGGAGCTACTACACTTGGTAACCtaaactaacctaacctaacctaacataACCTAACCtgacctaacctaacctaacctaacctaacctaacctaacctaacctaacctaacctaacctaacctaacctaacctaacctaacctaacctaacctaacctaacctaacctaacctaatgtAACCTAATCTTACATAACCTAACCAAAGTTAGTGgcagttatttgtttttatttacagaGTGGTCAATGTTGCAATTTAGGAGTTGCttaattttattcgttttgATTCAGAATGATTGACTTCCCCTTCCCCCCGCCCTTCAGTTCAATTGCCAGTCAATCTCATTGTCTCCTTGCCGTTCTCCTTTTGCcaggtaattttctttttgctaaagGGCTAGCCCAACAAAAGCTAATTATATCTAAAATTCAAAGCGGCCCTATTTCTCCGTCACAGAATCAGAGAAGAGGGGGTTAGTTAGTACTAACACCGTCACCCTTCATATACTTTGCCTAGCTCAAACAAAGATGAGTGAAATACACACATTGCCTGCTTGTTATTTATAAGTTAGTTGGCCGATtcccgtttttattatttcatgaaCATATTCCTCATGGTCTTAACcacaaagttcatttttacaaatatcGTTTTCACTTCAGAGCTGtcgtaaatttgaaaaattaacaaatttccgTACTTGCTTCGCAAATTTTTCTCCCCTGTTGACATCTGGCCCGTCAATCTAATTGATGCcttgttaattttcttcttgccaaacctttttcgttttttgatcacttttttcatttattcattttaatttgcgaagatttttttatttgcaattgatttgattgatgttttattttgattcagagTGATttaaattcccccccccctgttgACATCTTGCCTGTCAAACTCATTGTCGCTTTGTTGccagttaattttcttcttgctagacaattttcgtttttttatcactttttttctttttaagttttaaatttgtattttgcGTGATATCTTGATTAGCCTGTTCATTTCTTGtctgtagtttatttattacctaATATTCGTTACCTGCCCGTCGATTCGTCGCCTGATATTCTGTCCCTCGCTTAATTTTGTTAGAACTATTCGTGTTTTCCCTGAAAGCTTGGTCTGTTTTAGTCGCGGATGCGTTTTCAAACAGTTTAATTTAAGACTGGTATTGTTGTCTTTTGATAAGTTACCCCCGTCACTCACGTTTTTCCGAGTAGCAATTTAGTCAATTGCATTGTGTTTGACCGTGAATCAAAatcgttttcttctgtttttttttcttcttatacgTTAATTCTCGTGtttttataattaattttaagacTGGTATTGTTGTCTTTTGATTAGTTACCCGTCACTCACtgtcttctattttttaatcCGTTaacgttttattttgatttagagtgatttaaatttttttccccctgttgACATCTTGCCCGTCAAACTCATTGTCGCCTTGTTGccagttaattttcttcttgctagaccatttccgtttttttatcacattttttcttttattcgttttatgttgtaaagatttttttatttgcaagtTATTTGAATTGCGTGGTATCTTGATTAgcctgttcatttcttttccgtAGTCTATTTATTACCGAATATGCGTTGCCTGCCCGTCGATTCGTCGCCTGAT
This region includes:
- the LOC124336317 gene encoding uncharacterized protein LOC124336317 isoform X1: MKSIFELIIAVLGVSICMLSAQISAVSWTTYNPFYLVPYFEYQAETARQLNAARIAADTSFALDSAGRSFIDKIAKLNLKGQLKGIRRALEQLAAQRKMDLNEIQIKLNEKATKFDLENLKTTVGEIDSNLMSLTQKFEKETAVIEIGHMPESCTDFKTIGYKMNGIFQIIGKKQIETVYCNFTSTNAEDLQKWIGYADIKSAPTYFYVQKNDHFGTTGIPIPFENEIINTEKAMDLTVGKFTAPRPGIYFFSFTGLPDFTASTSVVYFEVSLYLNGERIASGRVEDSNTVLFQRSPLTVQSTLNLKKDDQVWMEINDMSTGIQLHDAGGHYTHFTGFLLEEEIVASL
- the LOC124336317 gene encoding uncharacterized protein LOC124336317 isoform X2; amino-acid sequence: MKSIFELIIAVLGAETARQLNAARIAADTSFALDSAGRSFIDKIAKLNLKGQLKGIRRALEQLAAQRKMDLNEIQIKLNEKATKFDLENLKTTVGEIDSNLMSLTQKFEKETAVIEIGHMPESCTDFKTIGYKMNGIFQIIGKKQIETVYCNFTSTNAEDLQKWIGYADIKSAPTYFYVQKNDHFGTTGIPIPFENEIINTEKAMDLTVGKFTAPRPGIYFFSFTGLPDFTASTSVVYFEVSLYLNGERIASGRVEDSNTVLFQRSPLTVQSTLNLKKDDQVWMEINDMSTGIQLHDAGGHYTHFTGFLLEEEIVASL
- the LOC124336083 gene encoding tuftelin-interacting protein 11-like, with translation MANEEEMESFDVSERDLYDAFQPGQRRFKKMTKNQQIYGVFDEDEGENFTQRSTSSSGRPGFSKSSTAKDYTTPVDFVKGGVQQGSKKEKLPEKKTKLFSYSESDEEDDSHNSASEINLTAGKKTLQDKKQPRKMFDRFSKDAKSSGAGDLGEWEKHTKGIGAKLLFQMGYQPGKGLGKELQGRSQPVEAQVRKGRGAVGMYGAEHKNEPAKKQASDDEEEKEYKKNLAHWRKDLVEPSSKKKKIQYMYRTSEEVIEEMSKGGVHRMAREYSEISKAKVIDMTGREQRVLQGYSALRTKRTEEPSDSEPAPAGLKVDKFQLEKLCYNLDTLVDHCEHEIIQNAKELSYNQEQILAMESQVKNMSVEVSKEITRMEMLTSMLGVLEQLELKQATNELSLDFLWEQIRNLEQSYPEEYVSSDLANVTLTYLIPLMKLRLSTYWRPMDSKSTDEACRLIFQRWRPILEFCNKTQTNSRGGIVKNDSRMDPYHGLLWHAWMPAFRGLVGQWTCKNADPMVDLIESWEQILPNWIMENILDQLILPRIQKEVDSWNPLTDLIPIHAWIHPWLPRLGSKLEIVYPNIRHKMAQALVAWSPSDQSARSVLMPWVPVFSKGSMDAFLIKNILPKLQVAIANWDINPSRQELDVWHWIMNWKDLMPSQSLIQLLVSNFFPKWLQVLVAWLNHHPNYEEIVVWYTGWKALFPPEIAQNPAVQEQFTRALDLMNRSLAVGGQVDFTPPPVPIMTPIIAAPLPVPETVVPHGFRELVEYRCAQQGILCIPLVNRFQAGRPIFRVGNVLCYFDRQVVFVLVNGIWTPVTAQQLLDMAVL
- the LOC124336192 gene encoding uncharacterized protein LOC124336192, coding for MVHFCAASFIQVGILLILTCLATGSTVTNIVALKELRELKLEFKELGKKLETKVYQLEEKNLGLEEKVTQLEAKNVQLETKVQNQEILLASLLLQFSNQADTPIDSKAISNYQTETKSSSRAGITRTCQELRADNPSLPSGMQWIDPDGQGVGDNPIYVYCDMTTGSTSILHDSESAINVGHCADPGCYSRYINYNASMGQIKSLAELSAECHQSIQYDCYYAPFELNGYAYSWWNDRDGKSQYFWSGNNAAGIHTCQCGIDGNCVDSIAKCNCDSVAPVQLVDNGVITDKNVLPVTRLNFGRTQLETSSGIHTLGRLVCTGSVALTRMPTSCKDLWLIGHTLNGFYSIMGSTTMESVYCDFTKVPGDDGFEKWIGYADVKSAPAHFYVQRSSSFNTELVPIPFDVARINVGNAFNLTTGKFTAPRSGVYSFAFTGSVELPATTSLVRLQIILYLNGNGVGIAYLEEGNTVAFQNDQLSLQSTLKLKSGDQVWVQIQQILPGVYLADNGDHYTHFTGFMLEEDIASSL